One Chitinophagaceae bacterium C216 genomic window carries:
- the mscL gene encoding Large-conductance mechanosensitive channel yields MGMLKDFKEFALRGNVVDLAVAVIIGGAFGAIVTSLVEDLITPVILNPALKAAGAENIEKLAWNGILYGKFLAAVLKFIVIAFVLFLLIRLANKFKKQEEAAPAEPSSTDKLLAEIRDELKKRP; encoded by the coding sequence ATGGGAATGCTCAAAGACTTCAAAGAGTTTGCACTAAGAGGAAATGTCGTCGACCTCGCTGTGGCAGTAATTATCGGAGGTGCGTTTGGGGCAATTGTCACATCCTTGGTTGAAGATTTAATCACACCTGTTATCCTCAATCCGGCCTTAAAAGCTGCAGGAGCCGAGAATATCGAAAAATTGGCATGGAATGGTATTCTTTATGGTAAGTTTTTGGCAGCAGTTCTCAAATTTATTGTGATTGCTTTTGTGCTGTTTTTATTAATTCGATTAGCTAATAAATTTAAGAAACAAGAAGAAGCAGCTCCGGCTGAGCCATCTTCAACAGATAAATTGTTGGCCGAAATTCGTGATGAGCTAAAGAAAAGACCCTAA
- the wecA gene encoding Undecaprenyl-phosphate alpha-N-acetylglucosaminyl 1-phosphate transferase, producing MLQILATAIISFIVAFLAIPVIILVAEKKKLFDIPDERKLHTHTIASLGGIGVFIGLTFALLLSVNFQQSPEFQYFIAALLLMFFIGLKDDIIALSAFKKFVVQIIAAGLVIHLGGIRIESLYGLAGIYDISPVYGLALSYIILILIINAFNLIDGVDGLAGSLGILSTSLLGTYFYMAGMMPYALLAFSLSAALMAFLIFNFHPAKIFMGDCGSLTVGLICGILVLKFINVAANPASPFPIESSVALGIAVILVPLVDTVRVFAIRILKGRSPFFPDRNHVHHLLLDHGFNHSGVTTICVAANILFIVWVYFCRSLGNTPLVIGLFFICYVILGALFYTLPRRKLVIQRQIISSLQEKKPASKVIDLSTKKELGNEKVKG from the coding sequence ATGCTCCAAATTCTGGCAACAGCTATAATTTCGTTTATAGTTGCTTTTTTAGCAATTCCGGTAATTATTTTAGTTGCTGAAAAGAAAAAGTTATTTGATATACCGGATGAACGGAAATTGCATACCCATACTATAGCCTCGTTAGGGGGAATAGGAGTTTTTATCGGACTAACTTTTGCACTGCTATTAAGCGTCAACTTCCAGCAAAGTCCCGAATTTCAGTATTTTATAGCCGCGCTGCTACTGATGTTTTTCATCGGATTAAAGGACGATATTATTGCCTTATCAGCTTTTAAAAAGTTTGTAGTACAAATTATAGCTGCGGGATTAGTAATTCATTTAGGGGGGATAAGAATTGAGAGCTTATACGGGCTTGCTGGGATTTATGATATCAGTCCGGTTTACGGGCTTGCATTAAGCTATATTATTCTTATCTTAATTATTAACGCATTTAACCTGATTGATGGGGTAGATGGATTGGCGGGAAGTCTGGGTATACTCTCTACTTCATTGTTGGGTACTTACTTTTATATGGCCGGTATGATGCCTTATGCGTTGTTGGCATTCTCCTTATCGGCAGCATTAATGGCTTTTCTTATTTTCAATTTTCATCCCGCAAAAATCTTCATGGGCGATTGCGGCTCATTAACGGTAGGACTCATATGTGGTATTCTAGTGTTGAAGTTTATTAATGTGGCGGCCAATCCGGCATCTCCTTTTCCCATTGAGTCATCAGTAGCCTTGGGAATTGCTGTAATACTAGTGCCTTTGGTTGATACTGTCCGAGTATTTGCAATTCGGATTTTGAAAGGACGTTCCCCCTTCTTTCCCGATAGAAATCACGTGCATCATTTATTGCTCGATCATGGTTTTAATCACTCTGGAGTCACTACTATTTGTGTAGCTGCCAATATATTGTTTATTGTGTGGGTATATTTTTGCCGCTCCTTAGGAAATACTCCCCTCGTCATAGGCCTTTTTTTCATTTGTTATGTAATATTAGGAGCATTATTTTATACCCTTCCCCGCCGTAAATTGGTTATTCAAAGACAGATTATATCCAGCCTTCAAGAAAAGAAACCGGCTTCAAAGGTTATAGATCTTTCTACCAAAAAAGAATTGGGAAATGAAAAAGTAAAAGGGTAA
- the frr gene encoding Ribosome-recycling factor, translating into MQDQVDKIISTAEEGMKKAIAFLEAELTKIRAGKANPQMLDGITVEYYGAPVPLNQVANITVLDARTLNVQPWEKNMLQPIERAIIAANIGINPQNDGVNIRLFLPPLTEERRKELVKKSFAEGENSKVGVRSARRDAIEAIKKLQKDGLSEDAAKDAEAAVQELTDKYIALVEKHLAAKEKEIMAI; encoded by the coding sequence ATGCAAGATCAGGTAGATAAGATTATTAGCACCGCTGAAGAAGGCATGAAGAAGGCTATCGCCTTTCTGGAAGCTGAGTTAACTAAAATTAGAGCCGGTAAGGCCAACCCTCAAATGTTAGATGGCATCACGGTAGAATATTACGGAGCCCCTGTTCCTCTAAATCAGGTAGCCAATATTACAGTATTGGATGCTCGAACTTTGAACGTTCAACCGTGGGAAAAAAATATGTTGCAGCCCATAGAAAGGGCCATTATTGCTGCCAATATTGGCATTAACCCTCAAAATGATGGTGTCAACATTCGTCTGTTTTTGCCTCCTCTAACTGAAGAACGCAGAAAAGAGTTGGTTAAGAAAAGTTTTGCAGAGGGAGAAAATTCTAAAGTAGGGGTGCGCAGTGCAAGACGCGACGCTATTGAAGCTATAAAAAAGCTGCAAAAAGACGGATTGAGCGAGGATGCTGCCAAGGATGCCGAAGCTGCTGTACAGGAGCTTACAGATAAATATATTGCTTTGGTTGAGAAGCATCTGGCTGCCAAGGAAAAGGAAATAATGGCCATTTAA
- the aptA gene encoding Apulose-4-phosphate transketolase subunit A — MATLQEIATQVRRDIVRMVHGAQSGHPGGSLGCADFLTALYFKVMEHNPSFNMEGKNENLFFLSNGHISPVFYSVLARSGYFDVKELATFRKINSRLQGHPATHEHLPGVRVASGSLGQGLSVAIGAALSKKLNGDSKLVYALLGDGELNEGQVWEAVMFAAAHKVDNLIATVDWNGQQIDGPTQKVLDLGDLREKFQAFGWHVLEMNGNDMDEVVAVLEQAKEATGKGKPVGIMMRTVMGKGVDFMENDHGWHGIAPNDEQLAKALEQLPETLGDY, encoded by the coding sequence ATGGCAACTTTGCAAGAAATAGCAACTCAAGTGAGAAGAGACATCGTACGAATGGTTCATGGCGCCCAAAGTGGTCACCCGGGAGGTTCCCTTGGCTGTGCCGACTTTTTAACTGCATTGTATTTCAAAGTGATGGAGCACAATCCGTCCTTTAATATGGAGGGAAAAAATGAAAACCTGTTTTTTCTTTCCAACGGTCATATATCACCGGTATTTTACTCCGTTCTGGCCCGCTCTGGTTATTTCGATGTTAAAGAATTAGCCACTTTCCGTAAAATAAACAGCCGCCTACAAGGACACCCCGCCACTCATGAACATTTACCCGGCGTACGTGTAGCTAGTGGCTCTTTAGGACAAGGCTTAAGTGTTGCCATTGGTGCCGCACTTTCCAAAAAATTAAACGGCGATTCCAAACTGGTATATGCACTGCTTGGTGATGGTGAGTTGAATGAAGGACAAGTATGGGAAGCCGTAATGTTTGCTGCAGCTCATAAGGTAGATAACCTTATTGCTACTGTTGACTGGAACGGCCAACAGATTGACGGTCCTACCCAGAAAGTATTGGACTTGGGCGACCTGAGAGAAAAGTTTCAGGCATTTGGATGGCATGTCTTGGAGATGAACGGTAACGATATGGACGAAGTGGTAGCCGTACTGGAACAGGCTAAAGAAGCTACCGGCAAAGGCAAACCGGTAGGTATTATGATGCGTACCGTTATGGGTAAAGGTGTAGACTTTATGGAAAATGATCACGGCTGGCATGGAATTGCGCCTAATGATGAGCAATTGGCTAAAGCCCTGGAACAATTACCCGAAACACTAGGAGATTATTAA
- the sglT_2 gene encoding Sodium/glucose cotransporter produces the protein MSKYLGTADYIVFFVYFIIVASYGYWVYLRKKKATVTASHDYFLAEGSLSWWAIGASLIASNISAEQFIGMSGEGFFVGVAVAAYEWIAAVALIIIAIWFIPIYLKNKIYTMPQFLETRYNKSVSLIMAVFWLFLYVIVNLTSILYLGALAIDALLGGGYLHTIMVILLIMALLIGLGGMKVIGYTDVIQVAVLIIGGFATVYMALQIVDQRVNGAATGSAIAGFKALLNEAPQHFKLILDKPKVTTTTLNMPENLDVQKYVVLPGLAMYFAGQWIVNLNYWGCNQYITQRALGADLKTARTGILFAGFLKLFMPVIVMLPGIAAYVLYTKGELPGFNGVKDSAYSAILGFLPVGLKGLAVAALTAAIVASLAGKVNSISTIYTLDIYKKYLKKDATELQLVRTGRWAIIVAMLVALAFTWTDVLGISGEGGFTFIQKYTGFISPGVFAMFLLGMFWKRTTGTAALVGVILGFVLAIFFNSYAVDIFGKETWMYTAFTYEKMENGVVHTITEIPFLINMGWSFVITVIVMVLISLAGPKVNPKAFVIDRSMFKLDPRTIVLIVIILLLLSALYVRFW, from the coding sequence ATGAGTAAATATCTAGGAACTGCAGATTACATCGTCTTTTTCGTGTATTTCATCATCGTAGCCTCTTACGGATATTGGGTATATCTGCGTAAAAAGAAAGCTACAGTTACCGCTTCACACGACTATTTCCTTGCAGAGGGTTCTTTGTCTTGGTGGGCTATCGGGGCTTCTCTAATTGCTTCTAACATTTCTGCGGAGCAATTTATTGGAATGAGTGGTGAAGGTTTCTTCGTAGGTGTTGCCGTGGCAGCATATGAGTGGATCGCTGCCGTAGCATTGATCATCATTGCTATATGGTTCATACCTATTTACCTAAAGAACAAAATATATACCATGCCGCAGTTCCTAGAAACGCGGTATAACAAATCCGTTTCGCTCATCATGGCTGTGTTCTGGTTGTTCTTGTATGTAATTGTAAACCTTACTTCTATTCTGTATCTGGGCGCTCTGGCCATAGATGCATTACTTGGGGGAGGTTATTTGCATACAATCATGGTAATCCTGTTGATAATGGCATTGTTGATTGGTTTGGGTGGTATGAAGGTAATTGGTTATACCGATGTGATACAGGTGGCAGTGCTGATTATTGGTGGATTTGCAACGGTGTATATGGCTTTGCAAATTGTAGACCAACGGGTTAACGGAGCAGCTACCGGAAGTGCTATTGCAGGATTTAAGGCCCTGCTCAATGAAGCGCCTCAACATTTCAAGCTGATTTTGGATAAACCCAAGGTAACCACCACCACATTGAACATGCCAGAGAATTTGGATGTACAAAAGTATGTGGTACTGCCCGGTTTGGCAATGTACTTTGCGGGTCAGTGGATTGTAAACCTGAACTATTGGGGATGTAACCAATATATTACACAACGTGCGTTGGGTGCTGATTTGAAAACAGCCCGTACCGGTATTCTTTTTGCCGGCTTCCTGAAGTTGTTCATGCCCGTAATTGTAATGCTGCCTGGTATCGCTGCATACGTTTTATACACCAAGGGCGAATTACCAGGGTTTAACGGTGTGAAGGATAGTGCCTACTCAGCTATTTTAGGCTTTTTGCCGGTAGGGTTAAAAGGGCTGGCAGTTGCGGCGCTTACTGCTGCCATTGTAGCTTCTTTAGCCGGAAAAGTAAATAGTATTTCTACAATCTATACGCTGGATATTTATAAAAAGTATCTGAAAAAAGATGCTACAGAGCTACAGCTGGTAAGAACCGGAAGATGGGCCATTATCGTGGCTATGCTGGTAGCGCTGGCATTTACTTGGACAGATGTACTGGGCATCAGTGGTGAGGGTGGTTTTACCTTTATTCAGAAATATACAGGCTTTATCAGCCCGGGTGTGTTTGCTATGTTCCTGTTGGGTATGTTCTGGAAGCGTACTACAGGTACTGCCGCTCTGGTGGGTGTGATATTGGGATTCGTATTAGCGATATTCTTCAATAGTTATGCCGTGGATATTTTTGGTAAAGAAACCTGGATGTACACAGCTTTCACTTACGAAAAAATGGAGAACGGGGTTGTACATACCATTACCGAAATTCCGTTTTTGATCAATATGGGTTGGTCCTTTGTGATTACAGTGATTGTAATGGTATTAATCAGCCTTGCAGGTCCTAAAGTAAATCCAAAGGCCTTTGTTATCGACAGAAGCATGTTTAAGCTGGATCCTAGAACGATTGTGTTGATTGTAATAATTCTGTTATTGCTTTCTGCACTGTATGTAAGATTCTGGTAA